In Drosophila santomea strain STO CAGO 1482 chromosome 2L, Prin_Dsan_1.1, whole genome shotgun sequence, a single window of DNA contains:
- the LOC122756545 gene encoding uncharacterized protein LOC122756545: MAEETPNIETIQIEGIISVLNFMSLPSAINSNIGTVRKIADGADEVIRGLRALNCEERDPWLIFILLSKLDSDTRQAWAQCAESEEKGVTINRFLKFLTSRCDTLEAFNLTRSTQSRRAATTHHADTHPRREEPKCTSCQQNHQLFKCPQFIALDIASRRDFLKSRKLCFNSLSPAHMVGNCTSRRTCRICRRKHHTLVHGSSQPIQNGNNIDTASVDSRDRPAVSHAGSTIGHNQPLAREGHRLGSETPAENNFTHHTLESIPADGSQTLLPTILADVIDTWGNTTTCRLLLDTGCTITLASESFVQRIGVRRTHSRISILGLAANSAGVTRGRAHIKLRSRHSGQTVELVSFIVNSLTSSLPAQVIETSSSTWRQICELSLADPTFCTPGAIDVIVGSDQIWSLYTGDRKHFGSYSAFDDHPTSAVTHHADLDTMVRSFMEMDSIQPNQALLDASDPTERHFAATHKRSTDGVYVVEYPFKEKAPPIDSTLPQAINRFFSLERKFRRYPELKQQYEAFLDDYLQRGHMEQLTSAQVEESPDTCFYLPHHAVIILDSLPNVV, translated from the exons ATGGCAGAGGAAACTCCCAATATAGAGACAATCCAAATAGAGGGAATAATCAGCGTACTCAA TTTCATGAGCCTTCCGAGTgctataaattcaaatattggCACAGTGCGGAAAATTGCCGATGGTGCAGACGAAGTTATTCGTGGCCTACGAGCTCTTAATTGCGAAGAGAGGGATCCCTGgctaattttcattttactttcAAAATTAGATAGCGATACCCGCCAAGCCTGGGCTCAGTGCGCAGAATCCGAAGAAAAAGGTGTGACCATCAACCGATTCCTGAAATTTCTCACATCACGCTGCGATACGTTGGAGGCTTTTAACTTAACTCGATCAACCCAATCTCGACGCGCAGCTACAACGCACCACGCAGACACGCATCCAAGACGGGAAGAGCCGAAGTGCACATCGTGCCAGCAGAATCACCAACTGTTTAAGTGTCCTCAATTCATCGCACTCGACATTGCATCTCGCCGAGACTTCCTCAAATCAAGAAAGCTCTGTTTCAATAGCCTCAGCCCGGCTCATATGGTGGGCAACTGTACATCGAGGCGTACTTGTCGGATCTGCCGCCGCAAGCATCATACTTTGGTTCATGGCTCGTCGCAGCCAATtcaaaatggcaacaacattGACACAGCAAGTGTTGACAGCCGCGATCGACCAGCAGTCTCACATGCGGGATCTACAATTGGCCACAATCAACCGCTAGCTCGAGAAGGTCATCGCTTGGGAAGCGAGACTCCCGCGGAAAACAACTTTACGCATCATACTCTGGAGAGTATTCCGGCGGATGGTTCTCAGACTCTGTTGCCAACCATCCTTGCTGACGTCATCGACACCTGGGGAAACACTACAACCTGCAGGCTGCTCCTGGACACTGGATGTACAATAACCTTGGCATCGGAATCATTTGTTCAGCGAATAGGCGTGCGTCGAACGCACTCACGAATTTCTATTCTCGGTCTCGCCGCCAACAGCGCGGGCGTTACCCGAGGACGCGCACATATCAAGCTGCGCTCTCGTCATTCGGGCCAAACTGTCGAATTGGTCTCGTTCATTGTCAACTCGCTGACGTCATCACTTCCTGCCCAAGTTATTGAAACCTCATCCTCTACGTGGAGGCAAATCTGCGAGCTTTCTTTGGCAGACCCAACGTTCTGCACACCTGGAGCAATCGATGTCATTGTTGGATCGGATCAAATTTGGTCTCTATACACAGGAGATCGGAAACACTTTG GCTCTTACTCTGCATTCGATGATCACCCTACTTCTGCGGTTACTCATCACGCGGACCTAGACACGATGGTTCGTTCATTCATGGAGATGGACAGCATTCAGCCTAACCAGGCTCTCCTGGACGCCAGCGATCCCACAGAGCGTCATTTTGCTGCCACACACAAGCGCTCGACGGACGGGGTGTACGTCGTCGAGTATCCCTTCAAGGAGAAGGCACCGCCTATTGATTCGACCTTGCCACAGGCCATCAATCGCTTCTTCTCGCTGGAACGCAAATTTCGTCGGTATCCAGAATTGAAGCAACAGTACGAAGCTTTCCTGGACGACTACTTGCAACGTGGACATATGGAACAACTGACCTCGGCTCAGGTTGAGGAGTCCCCAGACACCTGCTTCTATTTGCCGCACCACGCTGTCATCATACTGGACAGTCTACCAAATGTCGTGTAA